The Blautia pseudococcoides genome segment GGTGTCTTACCCTCCTTCGCCAGACGTATCATGTCCTGATCCCGGCTTTCTGCAGCAAGCCCCTTCTCCTTGGCAAACTTCTGATTGCCTGCAAAGAACCGTTTACCGTTTATCTCCGCCTGCACACCCCGTCCGGACACAGCAAGGAAATTCTCCGCTTTGGCAGGTTTTATGCCCTCCGCTCCTGCTTTCTCCAGAATGGCTTCCGCCAGGGGATGTTCACTTTTTTCCTCCAGGGCGGCAGCCACTGTGAGCAGCTCTTTTTCCGAACGTTTAAACGCAAGGATATCCGTTACCTGGGGTTTGCCCTGGGTGATGGTACCTGTTTTGTCCAATACAACACTTTTTATGTTGTGGGTGATCTCCAGTGCCTCACCGGATTTGATGAGAATACCGTTTTCCGCGCCCTTTCCTGTTCCCACCATAATGGCCACCGGTGTGGCAAGCCCCAGTGCGCAGGGGCATGAGATAACCAGCACCGCAATGGCACAGGAGAGCGCAAATTCAAAGGTGGCTCCCGCAATGAGCCAGGCCGCTGCCGTGATCAATGCGATCCCCATGACAATGGGTACAAAAATACCTGCGATCTTATCCGCGATCTTGGCAATGGGCGCTTTGCTGGAACTGGCTTCCTCCACCAGGCGTATGATCTGGGAAAATGTGGTGTCATTTCCCACCTTTGTTCCCCGGAAACGGATGAATCCTGCCTTGTTCATGGTAGCCGCAATTACCGTATCTCCCACACGCTTCTCCACAGGTATGCTCTCCCCGGTAATGGCAGCCTCATCCACACTGGTGCTTCCCTCGATGATAATACCGTCTGCGGGAATGCTGCTGCCGGGCTTCACAAGAAAGATATCTCCCACCATGGCTTCCTCCGCGGGGATCTCCATCTGGCGTCCATTCCGCTCCACAACAGCCGTTTTTGGTGCCATATCCATCAGTTTCCGGATGGCCTCACTGGTCTTGCCTTTGGAACGTGCTTCCAGATATTTTCCTACATTAATGAATGCCAGTATCATCACAGCAGACTCAAAATACAAATCATGCCTGTACTGGTCCACAAGAGCAATATCCTGCACACCCAGCCCGTAACCTATCCGGTAAACAGCAAATACACCATAGACAAGGGATGCCGCGGAACCAATGGCGATCAGGGTATCCATATTAGGTGCCCCGTGCATTAAGGTGGAAAATCCTTTGGAATAATAGGAACGGTTTACAATCACCACCGGAAGGCAGAGCAAAAACTGGGTCATGGCAAAACCCACTGCGTTCTCCGGGCCGCTTAAAAATCCCGGAAGAGGCAGCCCTGCCATATGCCCCATGGAGACATACATGAGGGGGATCAGAAACAGGAAAGAAAGGATCATCCGGTTCCTCATCTCATGCATATGTTTTTCCACAGGAGATCCTCCGGGCTTTGCTGCTGCCTGCGAGGCTTTCCCGGCCCCGGAAGTCTTCCCGGCGGTTTCCGCATTCTCGTGTTCACCTGCAGCCGCGGCACCGTAGCCGGCGTGTTCCACTGCATTTTCTATATCCTGCACAGACAGGGCGGACTCATCAAAATCCACCTGCATGCTGTTCGTCAGCAGGTTTACGCTGACATCCTTGGTGCCAGGCAGCTTTCTGACACATTTTTCCACCCGGGAAGAGCAGGCGGAACAGGTCATGCCTGTCACATCAAATTTCTGCTTCATAATATTTCGCTCCCTTCAGCGTGCTCGTGATTATTTTAATATTTTACCCAGCATAGTCACAAGTTCATCCACCTTTTCTTCTCTTTCTTCATCTGTATCCGCATTTTTGATGCAGTTTTTCAGATGGGCTGTGAGAATCTCCTTGTTTGCCTTGTTCAAAATGGCTTCTGTTGCCATAAGCTGCTGGGAAACGTCAATACAATACCTGTCTTCCTCCACCATCTTCAGAATACCGTCTATCTGCCCGCGGGCTGTTTTCAGAAGACGGCTGATTTTTGCTTTATCTGCCTGCATGTACACAGCTCCTTTCCTGTACGCATCTCACTGTCTATCACTACACCCCTGGGGGGTATCATTTCTTACAAAACAACAATAACAAAAAATGGAGCAAAAGTCAACACTTTTACTCCATTTTCTTTCTCACCATTTATTTCTTACTTTTTCCGCAAATCCCAGCATGTGGCGAATCTCCAGTTTTTTCCCGTCATCTAACACCGCGGTGCCGTCAAAATGTCCGAACACCTGATGCTGGTCGCTCAAAATGATTCCTGCAGAAGTATACGCTTTGCGGTCCAGCACTGGGGTAAAGGTCAAATCCAGCCGGTCGTCCGACGATGTAAAATACCAGGGTTTCAGATATTGTTCCTTATGCTCCTTCTCACCAGGAATATGAAATCTCACCTGGTTCAGCTTATGGGCATGGCCGTCATAGAACAGCATATTTTCAGAGGCCGCACAGGTATCCCCAAACCCGTAGCCAAGATTAAATCCGAAAACTTTTCCGTCTATCTGCCCCTGCATGGCGCTCCAGTACCAGGTGTTGCTGTACGTCCACACGCCCCGCCCCCAGTCCAGCAGCCCGAAGCTGTCTTCGCGGCGGAAGTAATGGCGCCGGCCCTTGTACTCCACCACACCTTTTGCCCGCATACCGATGATTTTCTGATTATAGTAAAATGCCTTTTCCTTTTCAAAAGGTGTGGCGATCACCATACTGTCCTTTGGCTCCTCATCCAGTATGATCTTCATCCGTATGGGCTTATGATCATCAAAGTCTCTCATCCATGCTCTGAGTACCCGTCTGCCCTCTTCCACCCGGAATGAAAAATAGCATTTCCTATCCCGGTATCTTGTCTCTCCATACCCGGAATCCGGCGGCAGATCTGTCTTTCCCATGGGAAAAACCGTCATTGGACTCACTGTCCGCTCTGTCCTGTTGTCAAAATCCAGAAAGGAGATGCTCATAAGCCCCATATAGCTGTTGTCATCCACGGTCAGCGCCACCCCGAAATGCGGATCATAAATCAAATAATAATCCCATTCCTTAATTCTGAGAGGGTTGGCCTGGATCTTTTCCCTGTCATATTTTTTCACCAGTGACATGGCATATCCGGCCTGGGCCAGATTGCCCTGTTCATCCAGCAGTTCCCCAGGTTCCAGTTTTTTCTGCATGTAAATCCCCCTTTCACACAGACGCCTGCATGCTGCCGTTTTGCTTCCCGGTGTGAACCGGACAGCCGCCGCCGCACATGATTTATCCAAGTGCCACATCTAATATCATCATTATCACAAACCCAACGGCAAAGCCGATGGTGGCCATATTTGAGTGATCTCCCTCACTGGCTTCCGGTATCAGTTCTTCCACCACCACATACACCATAGCACCCGCTGCAAAAGACAGCAGATACGGAAGAACGGGGGTGATATAAGATGCCAGAAGGATGGTAACCATCGCTCCTATAGGCTCCACGACCCCGGACATCGTTCCCATACCAAAAGCGCGAAGCCTTGAATTCCCCTCGCTTTTCAGGGGAAGGGAAATAATGGCTCCCTCCGGGAAGTTCTGGATGGCAATGCCAATGGAAAGGGCAAATGCACCCATCATGCTGATATCCGAATTTTTCGCCAGCATTCCTGCAAACACCACACCGACTGCCATACCTTCCGGTATATTATGAAGGGTGACAGCCAGCACCAGCATGGTATTCTTTTTCAGGCTGCATTTTTTTCCCTCCGGTTCACTGCCCCCCAGATGCAGATGGGGAATCAACCGGTCCATTGAAAGTAAAAACAAGATTCCCAGTCCAAACCCCACCGCTGCCGGGATGAAGGCCAATTTTCCCATATGCTCCGACATATCCATGGATGGAAT includes the following:
- a CDS encoding ZIP family metal transporter produces the protein MNIFLGILIPFAGTTLGAACVFFLKNEIKPLVQKMLLGFASGVMIAASVWSLLIPSMDMSEHMGKLAFIPAAVGFGLGILFLLSMDRLIPHLHLGGSEPEGKKCSLKKNTMLVLAVTLHNIPEGMAVGVVFAGMLAKNSDISMMGAFALSIGIAIQNFPEGAIISLPLKSEGNSRLRAFGMGTMSGVVEPIGAMVTILLASYITPVLPYLLSFAAGAMVYVVVEELIPEASEGDHSNMATIGFAVGFVIMMILDVALG
- a CDS encoding metal-sensing transcriptional repressor — its product is MQADKAKISRLLKTARGQIDGILKMVEEDRYCIDVSQQLMATEAILNKANKEILTAHLKNCIKNADTDEEREEKVDELVTMLGKILK
- a CDS encoding DUF2804 domain-containing protein — its product is MQKKLEPGELLDEQGNLAQAGYAMSLVKKYDREKIQANPLRIKEWDYYLIYDPHFGVALTVDDNSYMGLMSISFLDFDNRTERTVSPMTVFPMGKTDLPPDSGYGETRYRDRKCYFSFRVEEGRRVLRAWMRDFDDHKPIRMKIILDEEPKDSMVIATPFEKEKAFYYNQKIIGMRAKGVVEYKGRRHYFRREDSFGLLDWGRGVWTYSNTWYWSAMQGQIDGKVFGFNLGYGFGDTCAASENMLFYDGHAHKLNQVRFHIPGEKEHKEQYLKPWYFTSSDDRLDLTFTPVLDRKAYTSAGIILSDQHQVFGHFDGTAVLDDGKKLEIRHMLGFAEKVRNKW
- a CDS encoding heavy metal translocating P-type ATPase, with translation MKQKFDVTGMTCSACSSRVEKCVRKLPGTKDVSVNLLTNSMQVDFDESALSVQDIENAVEHAGYGAAAAGEHENAETAGKTSGAGKASQAAAKPGGSPVEKHMHEMRNRMILSFLFLIPLMYVSMGHMAGLPLPGFLSGPENAVGFAMTQFLLCLPVVIVNRSYYSKGFSTLMHGAPNMDTLIAIGSAASLVYGVFAVYRIGYGLGVQDIALVDQYRHDLYFESAVMILAFINVGKYLEARSKGKTSEAIRKLMDMAPKTAVVERNGRQMEIPAEEAMVGDIFLVKPGSSIPADGIIIEGSTSVDEAAITGESIPVEKRVGDTVIAATMNKAGFIRFRGTKVGNDTTFSQIIRLVEEASSSKAPIAKIADKIAGIFVPIVMGIALITAAAWLIAGATFEFALSCAIAVLVISCPCALGLATPVAIMVGTGKGAENGILIKSGEALEITHNIKSVVLDKTGTITQGKPQVTDILAFKRSEKELLTVAAALEEKSEHPLAEAILEKAGAEGIKPAKAENFLAVSGRGVQAEINGKRFFAGNQKFAKEKGLAAESRDQDMIRLAKEGKTPLLFFDENEILGIIAAADVVKETSAQAIREMKKLGIEVIMLTGDNRRTAEAIKRQLAIDTVIAEVLPQDKEREVARLQEGGRTVAMVGDGINDAPALARADVGIAIGAGTDVAIESADIVLMKSDLLDVVTAVGLSKAVIRNIKQNLFWAFFYNACGIPLAAGLLYPMFGLKLSPMFGAAAMSLSSFFVVTNALRLRFFHVLKKPAKKEQTETVDNGKQGRTLPENKEETNMITMKIEGMMCAHCQAAVTKALNAVEGVTKTDVSLEDKAAYVEAGGDVSGDALKKAVVDAGYEVTEITV